Proteins encoded within one genomic window of Halocatena marina:
- the mbhE gene encoding hydrogen gas-evolving membrane-bound hydrogenase subunit E, whose product MQPDPAILLSVLAIPFVGAAMVPLVYRLLGERTAYFAAGIAMLCFVLLLSQYENWGTVTVNWIPSLGVSLVLYLDGLAYLIALLASGVGVLVFVYSGGYMHGEPGRMKYYAALLAFMGSMLGVALVVDLISLFVFWELTSVASFILIGHYQRTPSSLYAARKSMLITVSGGLFMLVGFLILHLVSGQALGGMTFTLIGTEQSLIGIPGEVDNAAAIRGALHSAGLFIPVLVLLAIGAATKSAQVPFHIWLPNAMEAPTPVSAFLHSATMVKAGVYLIGRFRPLFVPEHVVIAEGWTLLFVALGLATMTIAAILAVGAVDIKELLAYSTASHLGLIVAGFGFAEVIGGEAGVFHILNHASFKAALFLIAGIIAHEAGTRSIADLGGLRRDLPVTAIIAVIASLSMAGVPPFNGFYSKEFLFDAAWETAAQTGGVAWVFPVVAVFGSVFTFLYSVRFIMLFFGERPEELGEVHRPPLSMLAPVGVLGLLVLGISISPQTAFNLLVGDAIGSTMLGEHHFKVYFPTKVTPPVLMSTITIVTGLLAYSVYDRLHNGIRRVRSIPPVTANYYYDSTIEGLGRWSNLVPRYVQTRILRTYAAVVLLSVSAIALGGYVVGGAGVSLAAPTLAAPIIIILCVAVVGAIAVSVAPSHIAGVLTLSIVGFMVAVFYVLASAPDLALTQLVIETLVLVIFLLVLDKLPEYYGELKRSRAVVDGLIAGAVGVTVALTVLLTTAAHPNDSIAHFFLERAPVPPNPDPVFVDWGGGGNIVNVILVDFRAFDTMGEISVVAMAALAVLTLIGMRNRGESA is encoded by the coding sequence GTGCAACCAGATCCGGCGATCCTCCTCTCCGTGTTGGCGATTCCGTTCGTCGGTGCGGCAATGGTCCCGCTCGTCTACCGTCTACTCGGTGAGCGTACTGCCTACTTTGCGGCAGGCATTGCGATGCTCTGCTTTGTGCTTTTACTGAGTCAGTACGAGAACTGGGGAACGGTCACAGTGAACTGGATACCCTCACTCGGTGTCTCGCTCGTGTTATATCTCGACGGACTCGCGTACCTCATCGCACTTCTCGCAAGCGGTGTTGGGGTGCTCGTTTTCGTCTATTCTGGCGGATATATGCACGGAGAACCGGGGAGGATGAAATATTACGCGGCGTTGCTCGCGTTCATGGGGTCAATGCTCGGTGTTGCGTTGGTGGTCGATCTCATCTCTCTATTCGTCTTCTGGGAACTGACGAGCGTTGCCTCGTTTATTCTCATTGGACATTATCAGCGCACTCCAAGCTCGCTGTACGCCGCGCGCAAGTCGATGCTTATCACCGTCTCCGGCGGGCTCTTCATGCTCGTTGGCTTTCTTATACTGCATCTCGTATCCGGGCAGGCACTCGGTGGAATGACGTTCACCCTTATTGGGACTGAGCAATCGCTCATCGGTATCCCGGGTGAGGTTGACAATGCAGCGGCGATTCGGGGAGCGCTCCACTCGGCAGGATTGTTCATTCCCGTGCTCGTGCTCCTCGCTATCGGTGCAGCGACGAAGTCCGCACAAGTTCCATTTCACATCTGGCTCCCGAATGCGATGGAGGCCCCAACGCCGGTTTCTGCGTTTCTCCACTCAGCCACGATGGTCAAAGCAGGAGTTTATCTCATTGGACGGTTTCGCCCGTTGTTCGTTCCCGAACACGTGGTGATCGCCGAAGGATGGACGCTCTTGTTCGTTGCCCTGGGACTGGCGACGATGACCATCGCAGCGATACTCGCTGTCGGAGCGGTCGACATCAAGGAGCTACTGGCGTACTCGACGGCTTCGCATCTCGGTCTCATCGTTGCCGGCTTCGGATTCGCCGAGGTGATCGGCGGCGAAGCGGGGGTGTTCCATATCCTCAACCACGCATCGTTCAAGGCCGCGCTGTTTCTCATCGCAGGGATCATCGCTCACGAGGCAGGTACGCGGTCGATCGCTGATCTCGGTGGACTGCGGCGCGATCTCCCAGTTACGGCGATCATAGCCGTTATCGCATCGCTCAGTATGGCAGGTGTGCCGCCATTCAACGGGTTCTATTCGAAGGAATTCCTGTTCGATGCCGCATGGGAGACGGCCGCCCAGACAGGTGGTGTTGCGTGGGTGTTCCCTGTGGTCGCCGTCTTCGGGAGCGTGTTTACGTTCCTCTACTCTGTTCGCTTCATCATGCTGTTTTTCGGCGAGCGACCCGAGGAGTTAGGAGAGGTGCATCGACCGCCGCTTTCGATGCTCGCGCCAGTTGGCGTGCTCGGGCTTCTCGTGCTCGGTATCAGCATCAGTCCACAGACCGCTTTCAACCTCCTCGTGGGAGACGCAATCGGGAGTACCATGCTCGGAGAACACCACTTCAAGGTGTATTTCCCGACGAAGGTCACACCACCAGTTCTCATGAGCACCATCACCATCGTCACGGGACTCCTCGCGTACTCCGTTTACGACCGACTCCACAACGGGATCCGACGCGTGCGATCGATTCCGCCCGTCACGGCGAACTACTACTACGATTCAACGATCGAGGGACTAGGACGATGGAGCAATCTCGTTCCCCGATACGTGCAGACCCGAATTCTACGCACGTACGCAGCCGTCGTTCTGCTTTCGGTGAGCGCGATTGCGCTTGGCGGATACGTCGTCGGAGGCGCTGGTGTGTCGCTCGCTGCCCCGACGCTGGCGGCACCGATCATTATCATTCTCTGTGTCGCTGTCGTCGGTGCGATCGCGGTTAGCGTCGCACCATCACACATCGCGGGCGTACTCACGCTGTCGATCGTCGGGTTCATGGTCGCCGTGTTCTACGTGCTCGCAAGCGCACCCGATCTCGCGCTCACACAGCTCGTCATCGAGACGCTCGTACTCGTGATCTTCCTGCTCGTGCTCGATAAGCTCCCAGAGTACTACGGCGAACTGAAACGGAGCCGAGCGGTCGTCGATGGACTCATTGCAGGCGCTGTCGGTGTCACCGTCGCACTCACTGTCTTGTTGACGACCGCAGCCCACCCGAACGATAGCATCGCACATTTCTTCCTCGAACGGGCACCAGTGCCACCGAATCCCGATCCAGTCTTTGTGGACTGGGGTGGCGGCGGGAATATCGTGAACGTCATCCTCGTGGATTTCCGAGCATTCGATACGATGGGAGAAATCTCGGTGGTGGCGATGGCTGCACTCGCAGTTCTCACGCTCATCGGTATGCGAAATCGGGGTGAAAGCGCATGA
- a CDS encoding MnhB domain-containing protein, producing the protein MTTQPTIIARTVVRTVVPIILLTAIALVLQGHNLPGGGFIGGVLTATAFALVYISYGSEYLVQALLSGAEGAEGTGAETESIQAESRFLSGAIGTYTRMFAFGLALAAGSGVVAVVLGVPFLTQAVALVHHVPIYKELEFASALAFDLGVYFVVVGSLLTILAVVGDE; encoded by the coding sequence ATGACTACTCAGCCGACCATTATCGCTCGGACCGTCGTCCGAACCGTTGTTCCGATCATCCTCCTGACCGCCATTGCACTGGTTCTCCAAGGACACAACCTCCCTGGCGGTGGCTTCATCGGGGGCGTACTTACGGCGACCGCGTTTGCGCTCGTTTACATCAGCTACGGCTCGGAATACCTCGTCCAAGCGTTGCTCTCGGGGGCTGAAGGAGCCGAGGGAACAGGAGCAGAGACAGAATCCATACAAGCAGAGTCAAGATTCCTCTCGGGAGCGATCGGGACGTACACTCGGATGTTTGCGTTCGGATTGGCGCTTGCGGCTGGTTCGGGTGTGGTCGCAGTTGTGCTTGGAGTGCCGTTTCTCACACAGGCCGTCGCGCTTGTTCATCACGTGCCGATCTACAAAGAGCTCGAATTTGCAAGCGCACTCGCGTTCGATCTTGGCGTGTACTTCGTCGTCGTTGGGTCACTCCTGACGATTCTCGCGGTGGTGGGAGACGAATGA
- a CDS encoding sodium:proton antiporter, translating to MTEVVLAVVLGLLFALGTFLVLRRDVVRVTWGVTIISQATNVYLVTMGGIGGSIPILGHGGGGHGNVTDPLVQALVLTAIVIGFGTTAFALVLTYRVYQEHGTLDLREFGHEEWDGVNR from the coding sequence ATGACAGAGGTCGTTCTTGCCGTCGTGCTCGGACTGTTGTTCGCGCTTGGGACGTTCCTCGTCCTCCGACGCGACGTGGTTCGCGTAACGTGGGGTGTAACCATCATCAGCCAAGCAACGAACGTCTATCTCGTGACCATGGGTGGTATCGGCGGAAGTATCCCCATTCTCGGTCACGGCGGCGGTGGCCACGGGAACGTGACCGATCCACTCGTGCAGGCGTTAGTCCTGACAGCCATCGTCATCGGCTTTGGGACAACAGCGTTCGCGCTCGTGCTCACCTACCGCGTCTATCAGGAACACGGAACACTCGATCTGCGTGAGTTCGGACACGAAGAGTGGGACGGGGTGAACCGATAA
- a CDS encoding complex I subunit 5 family protein, with the protein MSDLVVAPLIVALLTAILCLLIRSRSQLQRGVSLLGGGVYLVAVGLLFRAVRSDADRTLVYQVSNWKAPYGITLVADDLSVIFLALTAVVSLAALAFSVRSITAAGQRLSYHPLYHFMVVGITGSFLTGDLFNLFVWFEVMLMSSYVLVVFYSGPEHTRAALQYTVLNLLGSAVMLLAIGGLYATTGTLNMADLARRLAAPDAYNVAVAPVLGLTALLFCVFALKAGIAPFQFWVPDAYRAAPAPVAAMLAGVVKKVGIYAIIRLYFSIFAVVTIPTGTGIEIGGQGLWIGTGAWSLVPSTGGGTFLAFFGPIILVMAVVSIILGGIGAVGRDDLDGLLAYSSIGQVGFIVLPLAVAATASPGDQLFQLGIVAAIIYSINHGFAKGMLFLVSGTVSEAVGSLKFNRLGGIVERDPVLAGTFFVGALSLIGVPPLSGFFGKLLVFDVAVTAQNTVGLIVLVFALSGAILTIAYLSLAWTRGFWGAPSESVDQVNMVPTLVAISAVLALVIIGLGIGFQPLYDAATDAANAAIDTQGYVDAVLGGTGA; encoded by the coding sequence ATGAGCGATCTCGTTGTCGCACCGCTGATCGTCGCGTTGCTGACGGCAATCCTCTGTCTCCTGATTCGCTCTCGGTCGCAGTTACAGCGCGGTGTCAGCCTCCTCGGTGGCGGCGTCTATCTTGTAGCCGTTGGGCTGCTCTTCCGAGCAGTGCGGTCGGATGCTGACAGGACGCTCGTCTACCAAGTGTCCAACTGGAAGGCCCCATACGGGATCACGCTCGTTGCAGACGACCTCTCTGTCATCTTTCTTGCGCTCACAGCGGTCGTCTCACTCGCCGCACTCGCCTTCTCCGTTCGTTCTATCACCGCAGCGGGCCAACGGCTCTCGTATCATCCACTGTATCACTTTATGGTGGTCGGCATTACCGGGTCATTCCTCACAGGTGATCTTTTCAACCTCTTCGTATGGTTCGAAGTAATGCTGATGTCGAGTTACGTACTCGTTGTCTTCTACAGCGGTCCAGAGCACACCCGCGCAGCGTTGCAGTATACGGTTCTCAACCTCCTCGGTAGCGCCGTCATGTTGCTTGCGATCGGTGGGTTGTACGCGACGACGGGCACGTTGAACATGGCCGATCTCGCACGCCGACTCGCGGCCCCTGACGCGTACAACGTCGCTGTTGCACCGGTACTCGGGCTGACGGCCCTCCTGTTCTGTGTGTTTGCGCTCAAAGCCGGCATCGCTCCGTTCCAGTTCTGGGTACCTGACGCCTACCGGGCGGCACCAGCCCCAGTCGCTGCGATGCTCGCAGGCGTCGTCAAGAAGGTGGGTATCTACGCCATCATTCGTCTCTACTTTTCGATCTTCGCTGTTGTGACGATTCCAACAGGAACGGGGATCGAAATCGGTGGACAAGGACTGTGGATCGGAACAGGAGCGTGGAGTCTGGTACCGTCGACCGGCGGAGGGACATTCCTTGCCTTCTTTGGCCCGATCATCCTCGTGATGGCTGTTGTAAGCATTATCCTCGGCGGTATCGGTGCAGTCGGCCGAGATGACTTGGATGGGCTGTTAGCGTATTCGAGCATCGGTCAGGTTGGATTCATCGTCCTCCCGCTCGCGGTTGCGGCGACTGCCTCTCCAGGCGATCAGCTGTTCCAACTCGGCATCGTTGCCGCCATCATTTATTCGATTAATCACGGATTCGCGAAGGGGATGCTGTTTCTCGTGAGTGGGACAGTTAGCGAGGCGGTTGGAAGCCTCAAATTCAATCGGCTCGGTGGTATCGTCGAACGCGACCCAGTGCTCGCGGGAACCTTCTTCGTCGGTGCACTTTCGCTCATCGGCGTTCCACCGCTGTCTGGATTCTTCGGAAAACTCCTCGTGTTCGATGTGGCTGTTACCGCCCAAAACACGGTCGGCCTCATCGTACTCGTCTTCGCACTCAGTGGAGCGATCCTAACGATCGCATACCTGTCACTCGCATGGACGCGTGGCTTTTGGGGTGCACCGAGCGAATCAGTCGATCAGGTAAACATGGTTCCGACGTTGGTTGCGATCAGCGCCGTACTCGCACTCGTAATCATCGGCCTCGGAATCGGATTCCAACCCCTGTACGACGCTGCAACTGACGCCGCAAACGCGGCTATCGACACACAAGGATACGTCGACGCAGTGCTCGGGGGAACGGGAGCATGA
- a CDS encoding Na+/H+ antiporter subunit E translates to MTTESKMKVKKWPVIGVVLALVWLFVKGATLSPQSILGTFLVGLVVGLFVAYATRNIYAEAVALGPVVRSTPAAVRYLLHFLRELLTANVDVAYRVLSPSLPIDPDVVAIPLRVQTDAAITTIANSITLTPGTLTMDYDEETNTLFVHAITGKQNIHSIIEPVRAWENLALVIFDEEADPEDPAPELPTINVNESGNERKHEQSTESEPETETKSKSKEQREGRLSVDRGVEDGE, encoded by the coding sequence ATGACAACTGAATCGAAGATGAAGGTGAAAAAGTGGCCCGTCATCGGGGTCGTACTCGCTCTCGTCTGGCTGTTCGTCAAGGGCGCCACACTGTCTCCACAGAGCATTCTCGGGACGTTTCTCGTTGGCCTCGTTGTCGGGTTGTTCGTCGCATACGCCACCCGGAACATCTACGCTGAGGCGGTTGCTCTCGGGCCAGTCGTCCGGTCGACGCCAGCAGCCGTTCGCTACCTGCTTCACTTTTTGCGGGAGCTACTAACGGCGAACGTCGATGTGGCATACCGCGTCCTCTCTCCGTCGCTTCCGATTGATCCAGATGTGGTGGCCATTCCGCTTCGTGTTCAGACTGATGCAGCCATCACGACCATCGCAAACAGCATCACGCTCACACCGGGAACGCTCACTATGGACTATGACGAAGAGACAAACACCCTGTTCGTCCACGCGATCACCGGGAAACAAAATATTCATTCGATCATCGAACCCGTCCGAGCGTGGGAAAACCTCGCGCTCGTCATCTTCGATGAAGAAGCAGACCCCGAGGATCCCGCACCAGAATTGCCCACCATAAATGTGAACGAAAGTGGAAACGAACGCAAACACGAACAGAGCACAGAGTCAGAACCGGAAACAGAAACGAAATCGAAATCGAAAGAACAGCGTGAGGGACGTCTTTCTGTAGACCGAGGGGTAGAAGATGGCGAGTGA
- a CDS encoding monovalent cation/H+ antiporter complex subunit F, translated as MASELALPWFLELVIQGGLLITSAVTLLAAYRVIVGPTTPDRVVALDVISTNVVAIAVLFSLETGEGVLITVGLVLAIIGFISTVAVARYITEGDIIE; from the coding sequence ATGGCGAGTGAGCTTGCGCTTCCGTGGTTCCTTGAGCTTGTGATTCAGGGAGGACTGCTCATCACGAGCGCTGTAACGTTGCTCGCTGCGTATCGCGTCATCGTCGGTCCGACCACCCCCGACCGTGTCGTTGCGCTTGACGTCATCTCGACGAACGTAGTGGCAATAGCTGTCCTGTTTTCACTCGAAACAGGTGAGGGAGTACTCATCACTGTTGGACTGGTGCTTGCGATCATCGGCTTCATTAGCACGGTCGCAGTTGCACGGTACATCACGGAAGGAGACATAATCGAGTAA
- the coaBC gene encoding bifunctional phosphopantothenoylcysteine decarboxylase/phosphopantothenate--cysteine ligase CoaBC has translation MLEGVRVALCVTGSIAAVKTVELAHELRRQGATVRAVMTDSACGIVHPWSVEFATGMPVVTEITGSVEHVDLCGYDGWADVVLIAPATANTVGKIAAAIDDTPVTTCVTTALGAGIPVVVAPAMHEPMYDHPGVLDAIERVESWGVSFVEPRIEEGKAKIAAEESIVLSVARNAGPTPLAGRHILITSGATAERIDPVRTLTNRASGRTGRAVARACYVRGADVTLVHNGAEVPYAAVEHVESATEMIDAVEAYAPDVDALVSAAAISDYTVETRAEKIRSGQSLTLDLEPTPKLIDTIRDAHPTLPIVGFKLETNGDDAALVDAASDRLDRADLSFVVANDASVMGEEESRVLIVRENDYQEFSGSKSELGLTIADELTAELD, from the coding sequence ATGCTCGAAGGAGTACGGGTTGCGCTCTGTGTGACTGGTTCGATCGCTGCGGTGAAAACGGTTGAACTCGCCCACGAGCTACGACGGCAGGGAGCGACCGTGCGAGCAGTGATGACCGACAGCGCCTGCGGGATCGTCCATCCGTGGTCGGTCGAGTTCGCCACTGGAATGCCAGTTGTCACCGAGATCACCGGATCGGTCGAACACGTCGATCTCTGTGGATATGATGGGTGGGCGGACGTGGTTCTCATCGCGCCTGCGACTGCGAATACGGTCGGTAAGATCGCGGCTGCGATCGACGATACGCCGGTTACCACGTGCGTAACGACTGCGCTCGGAGCAGGCATTCCTGTTGTCGTTGCTCCAGCGATGCACGAACCGATGTACGACCATCCAGGTGTGCTCGACGCCATCGAACGCGTCGAGTCGTGGGGTGTGTCCTTCGTCGAACCGCGCATCGAGGAGGGAAAAGCAAAGATCGCTGCTGAGGAGTCGATCGTGCTCTCGGTCGCCCGTAACGCTGGACCGACCCCGCTTGCTGGCAGGCACATCCTCATTACAAGTGGTGCAACAGCAGAGCGCATCGATCCTGTGCGTACGCTCACAAACCGCGCATCTGGGCGAACAGGCCGAGCAGTTGCGCGTGCTTGCTACGTCCGTGGTGCGGATGTTACGCTCGTCCACAACGGAGCAGAGGTTCCGTACGCTGCCGTCGAACACGTCGAAAGCGCGACGGAAATGATCGATGCGGTCGAGGCATACGCTCCCGACGTGGATGCACTCGTCTCGGCCGCCGCTATCTCCGACTATACCGTCGAAACGCGAGCTGAGAAGATTCGCTCTGGCCAGAGTCTGACGCTCGATCTCGAACCAACGCCAAAGTTGATCGATACGATCCGTGACGCACATCCGACGCTCCCAATCGTCGGATTCAAACTCGAAACCAACGGAGACGATGCTGCGCTCGTCGACGCAGCCAGCGATCGGCTTGATCGGGCTGATCTCTCATTTGTCGTCGCCAACGACGCGAGCGTAATGGGCGAAGAAGAAAGCCGTGTGCTCATTGTTCGGGAAAACGACTACCAGGAGTTCTCCGGCTCGAAATCCGAACTCGGTCTCACGATAGCCGACGAACTCACAGCAGAACTCGATTGA
- a CDS encoding SRPBCC family protein — translation METVEASTLVYLPPEEIYEFLVDFQQYGKYTKYVTNIDREGEDDAGAVYDITVSWWKIDYTARSKVTDVDPPNRIDWELAKGVDAHGYWEIEHVPDEAPDDKPDACRVRCFAEFDPDTLDGDTLNLPGFVRNKVIDKVKPKIETAARIVIRRMVADLEGEEREIDLKVHKTPVSV, via the coding sequence GTGGAAACAGTAGAAGCCAGCACCTTGGTCTACCTGCCGCCAGAGGAGATCTACGAATTCCTCGTCGATTTCCAACAGTACGGTAAATACACGAAATACGTAACGAACATCGATCGTGAAGGAGAGGACGACGCCGGTGCAGTGTACGATATCACGGTATCGTGGTGGAAAATCGACTACACCGCACGTTCAAAGGTCACGGACGTTGACCCACCGAATCGAATCGATTGGGAACTAGCCAAAGGCGTCGATGCACACGGCTACTGGGAGATCGAACACGTCCCAGACGAAGCACCAGACGACAAACCGGACGCCTGCCGGGTACGGTGTTTCGCGGAGTTCGATCCGGACACGTTGGACGGTGATACGCTCAACCTTCCCGGATTCGTCCGCAATAAAGTGATCGACAAAGTCAAGCCAAAGATCGAAACAGCGGCTCGCATCGTTATCCGACGCATGGTCGCTGACCTCGAAGGAGAAGAGCGAGAAATCGATCTGAAGGTGCACAAAACACCGGTTTCGGTTTGA
- a CDS encoding plastocyanin/azurin family copper-binding protein produces MNTDEGMNRRDFLRMTGGAATATAVGASGTAAAQEGGGGNNSSSGVGGNNSSGAGGNNSSGAGGNNSSGAGGNNSSGAGGNSSGGEGGGGSGPIDYGGYLDDAGGWSEGGTADMTGNNQVTIKVGPGGENVFDPVAVHVDPGTKIVWQWEGPGHNVEAENGEFKSETKGSGTFEYTAEEEKVIPYFCQPHKSMGMKGAIAVGNVERKEPAAPVTPAVSEGSKMLGVSTFIAMVSTLGLAYFFLRYGGDYE; encoded by the coding sequence ATGAACACGGACGAGGGTATGAATCGTCGTGACTTTCTCCGGATGACCGGGGGCGCTGCTACCGCTACCGCTGTCGGCGCGAGCGGAACCGCAGCCGCACAGGAAGGCGGCGGCGGAAATAACAGCAGTAGCGGTGTCGGTGGGAACAACAGCAGCGGCGCTGGTGGGAACAACAGCAGCGGCGCTGGTGGGAACAACAGTAGTGGTGCCGGTGGAAACAACAGCAGCGGTGCTGGTGGGAACAGCAGTGGTGGCGAGGGTGGCGGTGGCTCTGGTCCGATCGACTACGGCGGCTACTTGGACGACGCCGGCGGGTGGAGCGAGGGTGGCACGGCTGACATGACTGGCAACAATCAGGTGACGATCAAAGTCGGGCCGGGTGGAGAGAACGTCTTTGATCCGGTTGCGGTGCACGTTGACCCCGGGACGAAGATCGTCTGGCAGTGGGAGGGCCCAGGCCACAACGTTGAGGCCGAGAACGGCGAATTCAAAAGTGAGACCAAAGGCTCGGGCACCTTCGAATACACCGCCGAAGAAGAGAAAGTCATCCCGTACTTCTGCCAACCACACAAGAGCATGGGGATGAAGGGTGCGATCGCGGTCGGAAACGTTGAACGGAAGGAACCAGCCGCACCCGTTACGCCAGCAGTCAGTGAGGGCTCAAAAATGCTCGGCGTTTCGACGTTCATCGCAATGGTCTCGACACTTGGGCTGGCGTACTTCTTCCTCAGGTACGGTGGCGACTACGAATAA
- a CDS encoding M42 family metallopeptidase, whose translation MSAFDFDTELLTELTEASGVPGYEDRIREIVRRELEETTDVIRSDAMGNVVGTLHGESEYSVAVATHMDEIGFMVRHITDDGFLTIDALGGWDPRVLRAQRVIVHTDEGDLPGIIGSAPPHTQNEEDRKKEPSLTDVYIDVGMDADAVEQRVSVGDLVTMEQTTKQVGEHITGKALDDRVCLFAMLEAARRIDQPEVTIHFAATVQEEVGLRGASALGVDLDPDLAIALDVTVANDIPDYDDEESVTELGDGTAIKLKDSSVITNPKVHRRMQAVADENNIPYQLEILPRGGTDTAGFQNTYGAKPVGAISIPTRYLHTVTESAHQNDISATIDLLTVFLQNESGNNEYRL comes from the coding sequence ATGTCTGCGTTCGATTTCGATACGGAGTTATTGACTGAGCTGACTGAAGCGAGTGGTGTCCCGGGATACGAGGACCGCATTCGTGAGATTGTCCGACGAGAGCTGGAAGAAACGACAGACGTGATCCGGTCGGATGCGATGGGAAACGTCGTCGGAACACTACACGGCGAGAGCGAGTACAGCGTTGCCGTCGCAACGCACATGGACGAGATCGGATTCATGGTTCGGCACATCACCGACGACGGATTCCTTACCATCGATGCGCTCGGTGGGTGGGATCCTCGTGTTTTGCGCGCCCAGCGGGTGATCGTCCACACCGATGAAGGCGATCTACCGGGCATCATTGGTTCAGCACCGCCACACACACAAAACGAGGAAGATCGGAAGAAAGAGCCGTCTCTCACGGACGTGTATATCGACGTGGGAATGGACGCAGACGCTGTCGAACAACGGGTGAGCGTCGGCGATCTCGTCACGATGGAGCAGACCACAAAACAGGTCGGTGAGCATATCACGGGGAAGGCACTGGATGATCGCGTTTGCCTGTTTGCCATGCTGGAAGCTGCCCGTCGCATCGACCAGCCCGAAGTCACGATCCACTTTGCCGCCACCGTCCAAGAGGAAGTGGGACTGCGCGGAGCAAGCGCACTCGGTGTCGATCTCGATCCTGATCTCGCTATTGCGCTCGATGTGACCGTCGCCAATGACATCCCAGACTACGACGACGAGGAGTCTGTTACTGAACTTGGAGACGGAACGGCCATCAAGCTCAAAGATTCAAGCGTCATCACGAATCCAAAAGTACATCGTCGGATGCAAGCAGTCGCCGACGAGAACAACATTCCATACCAGCTCGAAATCCTCCCACGTGGCGGGACTGACACCGCTGGTTTCCAGAACACCTACGGTGCGAAACCCGTTGGAGCGATTTCGATACCAACCCGGTATCTCCACACCGTCACCGAAAGTGCACATCAGAACGATATTTCGGCGACAATTGACCTCCTAACCGTCTTCCTACAGAACGAATCAGGAAATAACGAATACCGACTATAG
- a CDS encoding polyprenyl synthetase family protein → MREVLEEWRPIVDGEIERLLPRAINETYLSEFFGPASYEYDPDSLQRALSVPIWNLLDRGGKRWRAIVFLLLIDGFGEDPHDYLPYACIPEILHNGTIIVDDVEDGATMRRGQPALHHIKGTDVALNAGNAMYFLPLKIITHNPADLSAETRLSAYEMLMHELNRTHLGQGMDICWHNKQEIDITEQEYLEMCACKTGCLGRIVAQLATIVTGQDESVQQTAAKFTELMSVAFQIGDDILDVETSNEDGGSFGKGAGNDIREGKKTLMAIHAANHAPPEKVARMEEILWADDNTPEEIETVVDLFYETGSVEYAREQAQMISKSARENLAELDLDPVVTEQLSEFTQFVIERNA, encoded by the coding sequence ATGCGGGAGGTCCTTGAGGAGTGGCGTCCAATCGTCGACGGGGAGATCGAGCGGCTACTACCACGAGCTATTAACGAGACGTATCTCTCGGAGTTTTTCGGTCCTGCGAGTTACGAGTACGATCCCGATAGTCTACAGCGAGCACTTTCAGTTCCTATCTGGAACTTGCTTGATCGCGGCGGCAAGCGTTGGCGTGCGATCGTGTTTCTGTTACTCATAGATGGGTTTGGCGAAGATCCACACGACTATCTTCCCTACGCCTGCATCCCAGAAATCCTCCACAATGGGACGATCATCGTCGACGATGTCGAAGATGGTGCTACCATGCGCCGAGGACAGCCAGCACTACATCACATCAAGGGTACCGATGTTGCACTCAATGCTGGCAACGCAATGTACTTCTTACCGCTTAAGATCATCACTCACAATCCTGCCGATTTATCCGCTGAGACCCGACTCAGCGCCTACGAAATGCTGATGCATGAACTCAACAGGACCCATCTCGGTCAGGGAATGGATATCTGCTGGCACAACAAACAGGAGATCGACATCACCGAGCAGGAGTATCTGGAGATGTGTGCGTGTAAGACAGGCTGTCTCGGTCGTATCGTCGCTCAACTCGCTACGATCGTTACTGGACAGGACGAGTCGGTCCAGCAGACCGCAGCGAAGTTCACTGAACTGATGAGCGTCGCCTTCCAGATCGGTGACGACATTCTCGACGTGGAGACAAGCAACGAGGACGGTGGTTCGTTCGGTAAAGGTGCTGGAAACGACATTCGTGAGGGAAAGAAGACGCTGATGGCAATCCATGCCGCAAACCACGCACCTCCTGAGAAGGTCGCACGCATGGAAGAGATCCTCTGGGCCGACGATAACACCCCCGAAGAAATTGAGACCGTTGTCGATCTCTTCTATGAGACCGGCAGCGTCGAGTACGCGCGTGAACAGGCACAGATGATCTCTAAGAGTGCGCGCGAAAATCTCGCAGAACTGGATCTCGATCCAGTGGTCACCGAACAGCTCTCTGAATTCACACAGTTCGTGATCGAGCGGAACGCGTGA